In Candidatus Sedimenticola sp. (ex Thyasira tokunagai), the following proteins share a genomic window:
- a CDS encoding transporter substrate-binding domain-containing protein — translation MMRHLTSIFVLLLLACLYPNMQAFGQQAERLVVAMPGDFPPHYHVDEKQKPGGFAVELLDEVAQIAGVQLEYRIFDGWAATMEALKNGEADLIPNLGITPQRAEYASFTDPVETFAIGLFVRETNQQITGLKDLAGKRAAGVVQNVGLRLLKAAENIEVVTYDAHEHALFALLAGEVEALAFPIPVAWKSARGAGVDGLIKQVGSPLKEIKRAIAVRKGDDALLAGMNAAVKQFVGSTTYAEIYSRWFGTPEPYWTVQRVLWVGGGGGGLLLFVVVIAMTYWRYRATVVLYRDLKASMEDRDKAQQALQQLNVDLESRVDQRTVELQQEIHERKQTEELLRSSEKSLEKAQRIANLGNWEWDIPSGGLTWSDEIYRIFGLQPGEFAASYEAFLETIHPEDRDKVIEAVDRAVKGIAPYLIEHRVIRPDGEVRYVQEQGEVSRGDSGKPLRMLGVVHDVTERKRMESTMVQTEKMMSVGGLAAGMAHELNNPLGGILQGLQNIKRRLSPELDKNLEVASQLGLDLELVQNYTAQRQIDSFMTGMAEAGERASAIVRNMLQFSRRSEMVKSEEDIAQLIEQTLELAAVDYSLKKRFDFRDIEIVREFESGGVAVKCIASEIQQVLLNLLRNAAQSFGEKPKEATPRITLRVRLEREMLLLEVEDNGPGMDEATRKRIFEPFFTTRPPGEGTGLGLSVSYFIICDEHGGLMEVESAPGEGSRFIIGLPLS, via the coding sequence ATGATGCGCCACTTGACCAGTATTTTTGTGCTGCTGCTTCTCGCCTGCCTGTATCCCAATATGCAGGCCTTTGGGCAGCAGGCAGAGCGCCTGGTGGTCGCCATGCCGGGGGATTTCCCACCCCACTACCATGTGGACGAGAAACAGAAGCCGGGCGGCTTCGCCGTGGAGCTTCTGGATGAGGTCGCTCAAATAGCCGGGGTTCAACTGGAGTACCGTATATTCGACGGTTGGGCAGCTACCATGGAGGCGCTTAAAAACGGTGAGGCTGATCTTATACCCAATTTGGGAATTACTCCTCAGCGGGCGGAGTACGCCTCATTTACCGATCCGGTGGAGACCTTCGCTATCGGCCTCTTCGTGCGCGAAACAAACCAGCAGATCACTGGACTGAAAGACCTTGCCGGCAAGCGTGCCGCCGGTGTGGTGCAGAACGTGGGCCTCAGGCTGCTCAAGGCCGCAGAGAATATCGAGGTCGTCACTTACGATGCCCATGAGCATGCGCTGTTCGCCCTGTTGGCGGGTGAAGTGGAGGCCCTCGCATTTCCCATACCTGTGGCCTGGAAGAGCGCGAGAGGGGCGGGTGTGGACGGGCTGATCAAGCAGGTCGGGTCGCCACTGAAAGAGATCAAGCGGGCGATTGCTGTACGTAAGGGTGATGATGCACTGCTCGCCGGCATGAATGCCGCCGTAAAGCAGTTTGTCGGCAGCACAACCTATGCAGAGATCTACAGCCGCTGGTTCGGTACTCCTGAACCCTACTGGACGGTACAGCGCGTTCTGTGGGTGGGTGGCGGTGGCGGTGGCTTGCTGCTGTTTGTGGTCGTCATCGCCATGACCTACTGGCGCTACCGTGCCACGGTGGTGCTCTACCGGGATCTGAAGGCAAGCATGGAGGATAGGGACAAGGCTCAGCAGGCACTGCAGCAGTTGAATGTAGATCTGGAGTCGCGGGTCGACCAGCGCACCGTGGAGCTGCAACAGGAGATCCATGAGCGCAAGCAGACTGAGGAGCTTCTGAGAAGCAGTGAGAAAAGTCTGGAAAAGGCCCAGCGAATCGCCAATCTGGGTAACTGGGAGTGGGATATACCGAGCGGCGGCCTCACTTGGTCTGACGAAATCTACCGTATTTTCGGTCTCCAGCCCGGAGAGTTTGCCGCCTCCTATGAGGCGTTTCTGGAGACGATCCATCCGGAAGACCGGGATAAAGTTATCGAGGCTGTCGATAGAGCAGTGAAGGGTATTGCACCCTACTTGATTGAGCACAGAGTGATCCGCCCTGATGGTGAAGTGCGGTATGTTCAAGAGCAGGGGGAGGTGAGTAGGGGTGACTCCGGTAAACCTCTGCGTATGCTTGGTGTGGTGCATGATGTCACCGAGCGTAAACGTATGGAGTCCACCATGGTGCAGACTGAGAAGATGATGTCGGTGGGCGGCTTGGCTGCGGGAATGGCTCACGAACTGAACAATCCACTCGGAGGTATTCTGCAGGGGCTGCAAAATATCAAACGCAGACTCTCTCCTGAGCTGGATAAAAATCTCGAGGTGGCCTCGCAACTGGGCCTGGATCTGGAACTGGTTCAGAACTACACGGCGCAACGCCAGATCGATAGTTTTATGACAGGTATGGCCGAGGCGGGTGAGCGTGCCAGCGCGATCGTGCGTAATATGCTGCAGTTCAGCCGCAGGTCGGAGATGGTGAAGAGTGAAGAGGATATCGCGCAACTGATAGAGCAGACTCTGGAACTGGCGGCGGTGGACTACAGCCTCAAAAAACGTTTCGATTTCAGGGATATTGAGATTGTCAGAGAGTTTGAGTCCGGGGGGGTGGCAGTGAAGTGTATTGCCTCCGAGATCCAGCAGGTGCTGCTGAATTTGCTGCGCAATGCGGCACAGTCGTTCGGTGAAAAGCCTAAAGAGGCTACTCCCAGGATCACTCTGCGTGTCCGCTTGGAGAGAGAGATGTTGCTCCTTGAGGTGGAGGATAATGGTCCGGGTATGGATGAGGCGACTCGCAAAAGGATTTTTGAACCCTTCTTTACTACCCGGCCACCGGGTGAGGGGACAGGGCTTGGACTGTCGGTCTCCTACTTTATTATCTGTGATGAGCATGGTGGCCTGATGGAAGTGGAGTCTGCTCCGGGAGAGGGCAGCAGATTCATTATTGGCCTACCCTTAAGCTAA
- a CDS encoding response regulator, whose protein sequence is MSLILVVDDEESVLLNLVAYVEDEGYEVVSASNGEKALELIAERKPDLGIMDMRLPGMDGNELIVKAHQAHPQMKFIVHTGSADYAVPAELERIGLGEGSVFKKPVSDMAVFTEAINRLLAE, encoded by the coding sequence ATGTCCCTAATACTCGTGGTTGATGACGAGGAATCTGTACTGCTTAACCTCGTGGCCTATGTTGAGGATGAGGGCTATGAAGTGGTTTCCGCCTCCAATGGTGAGAAGGCGCTTGAACTGATTGCTGAGCGCAAGCCTGATCTTGGCATCATGGATATGCGCCTGCCGGGAATGGACGGCAATGAATTGATAGTGAAGGCCCATCAAGCCCATCCACAAATGAAATTTATTGTGCACACAGGCTCGGCGGATTATGCAGTACCGGCTGAGCTGGAACGGATCGGCTTGGGAGAAGGAAGTGTATTCAAAAAGCCAGTATCTGATATGGCTGTTTTCACCGAGGCCATTAATCGTTTGCTGGCTGAGTGA
- a CDS encoding PAS domain S-box protein, with protein sequence MGESNNSTILVVDDDPVLRESVAAYLEDSDFEVVQSTNGRDGLEVFTSQLPDLVLLDLRMPVMDGIDALPMMVEARPDTPVIIVSGMGTLDDAIEALRLGAWDFITKPVHDLAFLEHSVRRALERAELIKENRRYSEHLEDEVNLRTEELANRNDELEQSRRVIQQAALDWDDAFNAVQDPLFIHDGQLRIVNANRAYFERAGLTHEEAVGRIYWELFPKLDGPIPGCKEALVTKKAAKSSEITVSSGEVFLSRSYTILNPDSSYKHSLHILQDITERKWAQEALRASEERYRLIFEQGGDSILLIDPRSGDILDFNEQAYKTLGYTKVEFASLKVADFEENELQEEVQHHFDLILQTGGDVFVTRHRTKGGDLRDVQVTARKIMLGGNPYIQAIFTDFTERKRAEEERRKGIERLHGVLVKTIQAIALTVEKRDPYTAGHQERVAELAAAIAGEMGLEDERVEGIRMGAMIHDIGKVYVPGEFLNRPGKLTEDEFSIIKSHAQVGYDIVKDIDFSWPVPLMILQHHERLDGSGYPNGLKGDEIILEARIMAVADVVEAISSHRPYRPGLGMDVALGEITDFRGSHYAPDVVDACLRLFNEKGYVIEH encoded by the coding sequence ATGGGTGAATCGAATAACAGCACCATACTGGTAGTGGATGATGATCCGGTACTGCGCGAAAGTGTAGCCGCCTACCTTGAAGACAGTGATTTTGAGGTGGTTCAGTCGACCAATGGCCGTGACGGGCTGGAGGTGTTTACCTCCCAGTTGCCGGACCTCGTACTGCTGGATCTACGTATGCCGGTGATGGATGGTATAGACGCCCTGCCCATGATGGTGGAAGCGAGACCGGATACGCCTGTGATCATTGTTTCCGGTATGGGTACTCTGGATGATGCCATCGAGGCACTGCGCTTGGGAGCTTGGGATTTCATCACCAAACCGGTGCACGATTTGGCTTTTCTCGAACACTCGGTAAGGCGGGCGCTGGAGCGTGCAGAACTGATCAAGGAGAATAGACGTTACAGTGAGCACCTTGAGGATGAGGTGAACCTGCGAACCGAGGAACTGGCCAACCGAAACGATGAACTGGAGCAGAGCCGGCGGGTGATTCAACAGGCTGCACTCGATTGGGATGATGCTTTTAACGCGGTGCAGGATCCTCTCTTTATTCATGACGGTCAGCTACGCATCGTCAACGCCAATCGTGCCTATTTCGAACGTGCCGGCCTGACTCACGAGGAGGCAGTCGGCAGGATTTACTGGGAGCTGTTCCCAAAACTGGATGGGCCGATACCCGGGTGTAAAGAGGCGTTGGTAACAAAAAAGGCTGCGAAATCCAGCGAAATCACGGTGAGCTCGGGGGAGGTCTTTCTCTCACGCTCTTATACCATTCTCAATCCGGACAGCAGCTACAAGCATTCGCTTCACATTCTGCAGGACATCACCGAGCGCAAGTGGGCCCAGGAGGCGCTACGCGCCAGCGAGGAGCGTTACCGCCTGATCTTCGAACAGGGTGGTGATTCTATTTTGCTCATTGATCCAAGGAGTGGCGATATACTCGATTTCAATGAGCAGGCCTACAAAACCCTGGGCTATACCAAGGTGGAGTTCGCCAGCCTGAAGGTTGCCGATTTTGAAGAAAATGAGCTACAGGAAGAGGTGCAACATCATTTCGATCTGATATTGCAGACGGGTGGAGACGTTTTTGTTACAAGGCACAGAACCAAGGGGGGTGATCTGCGTGATGTTCAGGTTACTGCCAGAAAGATCATGCTGGGTGGCAACCCTTATATCCAGGCGATCTTTACCGACTTTACCGAGCGTAAGCGGGCTGAAGAGGAGCGCCGTAAGGGTATTGAACGACTGCACGGAGTTCTGGTCAAGACCATTCAGGCTATCGCTCTCACCGTTGAAAAGCGTGACCCGTACACCGCCGGTCACCAAGAGCGGGTTGCAGAACTGGCTGCAGCAATAGCTGGAGAAATGGGACTGGAAGATGAAAGGGTGGAAGGCATACGCATGGGTGCCATGATTCATGATATCGGCAAGGTCTATGTGCCGGGTGAGTTTCTCAATCGCCCTGGTAAGCTCACTGAGGATGAGTTCTCCATTATCAAGAGTCACGCCCAGGTGGGCTACGATATCGTCAAGGACATCGATTTTTCCTGGCCGGTGCCCCTGATGATTTTGCAACACCACGAGCGTTTGGATGGATCCGGCTATCCCAACGGATTGAAAGGGGATGAGATTATCCTGGAAGCACGGATCATGGCCGTAGCTGATGTGGTCGAGGCAATCTCTTCCCATCGCCCCTACCGTCCCGGCCTGGGTATGGATGTGGCACTGGGTGAGATTACGGATTTCCGTGGTTCACATTATGCCCCCGATGTAGTGGATGCCTGCCTGCGCCTATTCAATGAGAAGGGCTATGTGATTGAGCATTGA
- a CDS encoding PAS domain S-box protein has protein sequence MGGLPLLTAYIGEEALKQIIARHNMLVTLEKADAITRILDDRINETRLLAQHPAVIAAVQASNRQYSERDREEVMSHILRHDKAWITNKGITDKAREIFGNTLSSTLKKIQQRRPDEYGEMFVTNRLGATLAMTKTLSDFYQADEYWWQAGSKIGERGAFFDDRGYDETVKSIVVGVTVPVRDGSETIGVFKINYKVKSILEIVTKKTAKTEQIIGLVRSTGGLIVSSNPAMENGLIGHEEEITSTSAGGWWEDSHGDSGYLGAHAPVGHRFSARIASGALKGIRGEKFQTLSWHVISEQDKRVAFEPLEIIRTVSIGLAVVALLLAALLGILLSRSITDPLTKLKRGAQTIGNGNLNHRIDIQQRDEFGAVANSFDRMATRLQKTLASRDELNKEITERIHAQNALSRFKFTLDQTLDCIFMFDPQTLKFFYVNRGAMEQVNYSFEELLQMTPLDIKPEFDEYQFRSISEALIQGPEHATTFETIHRRKNGTELPVEVFLQYISTPDQAPRFVAIVRDITERRHAEEESGDLRNYLQNVFNAMPSILAGVDSTGNVVHWNLHAEEDTGITATQAMGRPIGELLPMIPDTVKTIGYAITSGQAVKIEKFAYIRRGESHFAEAAIYPLTTVGSEGAMIRIDDVTDRTRMEDMMVQTEKMLSVGGLAAGMAHEINNPLGGMMQGLQNIRRRLSPELNKNVQIATELGIDINSLQHYLEKREIFSFMDGISRSGKRAGDIVNNMLHFSRKAESGFESVDPVALIDRTIELAAMDYDMKRKYDFRSIIIERDYQSGLPKLYCIAGEIQQVLLNLVRNAAQAMHELPDIYKEHRISLSAWLEKNMVCIQVADNGPGMDEEIRRRVFEPFFTTKPPGKGTGLGLSVSYYIVHDEHAGEISVESAPGKGSRFTLKIPVATGEFQ, from the coding sequence ATGGGGGGATTACCACTCCTGACCGCATATATTGGAGAGGAGGCTCTTAAACAGATCATTGCTCGGCACAACATGCTGGTTACCCTGGAGAAGGCCGACGCAATCACCCGCATTCTCGATGACCGCATCAATGAGACCAGGCTGCTGGCCCAGCACCCTGCCGTCATAGCCGCTGTTCAGGCATCTAACCGGCAATACTCAGAGAGAGACCGTGAAGAGGTGATGTCACATATATTACGCCATGACAAAGCCTGGATCACTAACAAGGGGATAACCGACAAAGCCCGAGAAATATTCGGCAATACGCTCTCCAGCACCCTCAAAAAAATACAGCAACGTCGACCGGATGAGTATGGAGAGATGTTCGTAACCAACCGGCTGGGTGCAACTTTAGCCATGACAAAAACCCTGTCGGATTTCTACCAGGCGGATGAATACTGGTGGCAGGCGGGGAGTAAGATTGGAGAGCGCGGCGCCTTTTTCGATGACCGGGGTTATGACGAGACGGTAAAATCGATCGTCGTCGGTGTGACAGTCCCTGTCCGTGACGGCAGCGAAACCATCGGCGTATTCAAGATCAACTACAAGGTAAAGAGCATCCTTGAAATCGTTACAAAGAAGACAGCCAAAACAGAGCAGATAATCGGGCTTGTACGCTCCACGGGTGGGCTTATCGTCAGCTCAAACCCTGCCATGGAGAACGGACTGATCGGGCATGAAGAGGAGATAACCTCCACGAGTGCCGGCGGCTGGTGGGAAGACTCTCACGGAGACTCCGGTTACCTGGGTGCTCACGCGCCGGTAGGGCACAGATTCAGCGCAAGAATAGCCAGCGGCGCCCTGAAAGGGATCAGGGGTGAGAAATTTCAAACCCTATCCTGGCACGTGATATCAGAGCAGGATAAGCGAGTTGCGTTCGAACCACTAGAAATTATACGCACAGTGTCCATTGGACTCGCCGTAGTTGCACTGCTGTTGGCAGCCCTCCTGGGTATCCTATTGTCTCGATCCATCACAGACCCACTCACTAAACTGAAGAGAGGTGCACAAACCATAGGTAACGGGAACCTCAACCACCGTATTGATATCCAACAGCGGGATGAATTCGGCGCGGTGGCCAACTCATTTGACAGAATGGCCACACGCTTACAAAAGACACTTGCCTCCAGGGATGAATTGAACAAGGAGATCACAGAACGGATACACGCCCAGAATGCGTTGAGCCGCTTTAAATTCACCCTCGATCAGACGCTGGACTGCATCTTTATGTTCGACCCCCAAACACTTAAATTCTTTTATGTGAATCGTGGTGCCATGGAACAGGTCAACTACAGCTTTGAAGAGCTGTTACAGATGACACCGCTCGATATAAAACCGGAGTTTGATGAGTATCAATTCAGGTCGATATCCGAAGCACTGATTCAAGGCCCGGAACATGCAACGACATTCGAAACCATACACAGGCGCAAAAATGGAACAGAGTTACCGGTGGAGGTTTTCCTGCAATATATCTCAACGCCTGATCAGGCACCACGTTTCGTCGCCATAGTGCGTGATATCACCGAACGGCGGCATGCGGAAGAGGAGAGCGGTGACCTGCGTAATTACCTACAGAATGTGTTCAATGCAATGCCCTCGATCCTGGCGGGCGTGGACAGTACCGGTAATGTGGTTCACTGGAACCTGCATGCAGAAGAGGATACCGGCATCACCGCAACCCAGGCCATGGGCAGACCTATCGGTGAACTGCTGCCGATGATCCCAGATACTGTAAAAACAATTGGGTATGCAATAACCAGTGGCCAAGCAGTAAAAATAGAAAAATTCGCCTACATAAGACGAGGGGAAAGCCATTTTGCCGAGGCGGCGATCTATCCACTGACCACCGTCGGCAGTGAAGGAGCGATGATTCGTATCGATGACGTGACCGATCGAACACGTATGGAAGATATGATGGTGCAGACCGAGAAAATGCTTTCGGTGGGGGGGCTGGCAGCCGGTATGGCTCACGAGATCAACAATCCATTGGGCGGGATGATGCAGGGCCTTCAGAATATCCGCCGCAGACTTTCACCGGAACTGAATAAAAATGTACAGATTGCCACCGAACTTGGCATCGACATCAACAGCTTGCAACACTATCTGGAAAAACGGGAAATATTCAGCTTTATGGACGGCATATCCCGGTCTGGAAAGCGTGCCGGTGATATCGTCAACAATATGCTTCACTTCAGTCGCAAAGCTGAAAGTGGTTTTGAGAGCGTCGATCCGGTTGCACTGATCGACAGGACCATAGAGCTGGCTGCTATGGATTACGATATGAAAAGGAAGTACGACTTCCGCAGTATCATCATAGAGCGTGATTACCAGAGTGGTTTGCCTAAGCTGTACTGTATCGCAGGAGAGATCCAGCAGGTACTCCTGAATCTTGTGCGCAACGCTGCACAGGCAATGCATGAGCTGCCTGACATATATAAAGAGCACCGCATCAGCCTAAGCGCATGGCTTGAGAAGAACATGGTGTGTATCCAGGTGGCAGACAATGGGCCAGGCATGGATGAAGAGATACGCAGACGTGTATTCGAGCCATTTTTCACCACAAAACCACCTGGCAAAGGGACAGGTTTGGGGCTATCCGTCTCCTACTATATAGTGCATGACGAACATGCCGGTGAAATAAGTGTGGAGTCCGCGCCGGGTAAAGGAAGCCGCTTTACCCTAAAAATCCCTGTAGCCACAGGGGAGTTCCAGTAG
- a CDS encoding IS3 family transposase (programmed frameshift), which yields MKRSRYSESQIISILKEAESGIPVAELCRKHGMSDATFYNWRSKYGGMDVSMMKRMKELEEENRRLKKMYAEERLKAEIVQEALEKKVVKPSRRKEMAKRAVEERHASIRLVCQAFSISETCYRYQAKLSGDNAYIADWLLRLTTTNRTWGFGLCFLYLRNVKGYGYNHKRVYRIYRELELNLRIKPKRRLKRDRPDELSVPRQINDMWSMDFMHDRLNDGRSFRTFNVIDDYNREGLGIEVDLSLPALRVIRSLERIIEWRGEPRAIRCDNGPEYISHQLVEWAAKRKIVLHYIQPGNPQQNAYVERFNRTVRHEWLDQHLFESIVHAQDTATQWLWRYNNERPHMALGGITPAQKLAQAA from the exons ATGAAGAGATCACGCTACAGCGAGTCACAGATCATCAGTATCCTGAAAGAGGCTGAAAGCGGTATACCGGTTGCCGAACTCTGCCGAAAGCATGGTATGAGTGATGCCACTTTCTACAATTGGCGCTCCAAATATGGTGGCATGGACGTCTCCATGATGAAGCGGATGAAAGAGCTGGAAGAAGAGAACCGGCGCCTAAAAAAGATGTATGCCGAAGAGCGACTGAAGGCTGAGATTGTTCAGGAAGCCCTTGAAAA AAAAGTGGTGAAGCCATCTCGACGAAAAGAGATGGCCAAACGTGCGGTAGAAGAACGCCACGCCTCTATTCGCCTCGTCTGCCAGGCCTTCAGCATCAGCGAGACCTGTTACCGTTACCAGGCAAAGCTGTCCGGTGATAATGCGTACATAGCAGATTGGCTGCTGCGCCTGACAACGACTAACCGCACATGGGGTTTCGGCCTCTGTTTCCTGTATCTACGCAATGTGAAAGGCTACGGCTACAATCACAAGCGCGTATACCGGATATACCGGGAGCTTGAGCTGAACCTGCGAATCAAACCAAAACGCCGCCTCAAGCGGGACAGGCCGGATGAACTGTCAGTACCCCGGCAGATCAATGACATGTGGTCGATGGACTTCATGCATGACCGGCTGAATGATGGTCGCAGCTTCCGCACTTTCAATGTAATCGATGACTACAACCGTGAAGGGCTGGGCATTGAGGTGGACTTATCGTTACCCGCACTTCGAGTGATACGCTCACTGGAACGAATCATTGAGTGGCGTGGGGAACCCAGGGCAATACGTTGTGACAATGGCCCTGAATACATCAGCCATCAGCTTGTGGAATGGGCCGCCAAAAGAAAAATTGTCCTCCATTACATTCAACCAGGCAATCCTCAGCAAAACGCTTATGTGGAGCGATTCAATCGTACCGTGAGGCACGAATGGCTGGATCAACATCTATTCGAATCCATCGTCCATGCACAAGATACTGCGACCCAATGGCTATGGCGTTACAATAATGAAAGACCCCATATGGCGCTGGGAGGAATAACACCAGCACAGAAGTTGGCTCAGGCCGCATAA
- a CDS encoding IS1380 family transposase, with the protein MTNCNQTVLEFPVLKRRKVQAEFSGGDITSDGGVLLLRQIDRRLGLMKAVDAVIPDPRNPDYITHSQLSLLRQRVYGLGLGYEDLNDHKTLRNDPALQTAVDREQKLGSQSTLCRLEGRTGRKAAVDIHRVLIDQFIASFDSPPDELILDFDATDDQVHGMQEGRFFHGYYDHYCFLPLYVFCGDQLLISYLRPSNVDGAKHTWAILALLTKRLRQEWPDVQIIFRGDSGFCRHRMLDWCERRGVKYIIGIARNKRLEQMIEPGMQIVEQLVELTGEKQREFFRLHYAAKSWKHTRQVIAKLEVTDKGRNPRFIVTNLEGDKQALYDDLYCARGEMENRIKEQQMGLFADRTSAHYWWANQFRLLLSSLAYVLMESIRRLALKGTELARGQVGTLRIKLLKIGAVMLRNTRRIRFLLSSAYPYQDLFALVVARLRPG; encoded by the coding sequence GTGACAAACTGTAACCAAACTGTTCTGGAATTTCCAGTCCTTAAACGCCGCAAGGTACAGGCCGAATTTAGCGGCGGCGACATTACTTCAGATGGGGGTGTGCTTCTACTGAGACAGATCGACAGGCGACTCGGTTTAATGAAAGCGGTTGATGCCGTCATTCCAGATCCGCGAAATCCTGATTACATCACTCACTCCCAACTGAGCCTGCTACGACAACGTGTTTACGGTCTAGGCTTGGGCTATGAAGACCTCAACGATCACAAAACCCTGCGTAATGATCCTGCTTTGCAGACGGCTGTCGACCGGGAACAGAAATTGGGTAGTCAGTCTACCCTCTGTCGGCTTGAGGGCCGTACTGGAAGAAAGGCGGCAGTCGATATCCATAGGGTGTTGATCGACCAATTCATCGCTTCTTTTGACTCTCCTCCCGATGAGTTGATCCTGGACTTTGATGCCACCGATGATCAAGTTCATGGTATGCAGGAGGGACGCTTTTTCCATGGCTATTATGACCACTACTGTTTTCTTCCCCTCTATGTCTTTTGTGGTGATCAATTGCTCATCAGCTACCTGAGGCCCAGCAATGTTGACGGGGCGAAACATACATGGGCGATTCTGGCGTTACTGACGAAACGGCTGCGCCAGGAATGGCCCGATGTTCAGATCATCTTCCGAGGAGACTCCGGGTTCTGTCGCCATAGAATGCTGGACTGGTGTGAACGCCGTGGTGTGAAGTACATCATTGGTATTGCCCGCAATAAGCGGCTGGAGCAGATGATTGAACCGGGTATGCAGATTGTTGAACAACTTGTCGAACTGACTGGCGAGAAACAGCGGGAGTTCTTCCGGTTGCACTATGCCGCCAAGAGTTGGAAACATACTCGCCAGGTCATTGCTAAGCTGGAGGTCACAGACAAGGGGCGCAATCCACGTTTCATCGTCACCAATCTGGAAGGTGACAAGCAGGCACTCTACGATGATCTCTACTGTGCCCGTGGCGAGATGGAGAACCGGATTAAAGAGCAGCAGATGGGGCTCTTTGCAGATCGTACCAGTGCCCACTATTGGTGGGCGAATCAGTTCCGGTTACTCCTCTCCAGCCTGGCTTATGTGCTGATGGAGAGTATCCGCCGGTTGGCGCTCAAGGGCACAGAACTGGCGAGAGGCCAAGTAGGCACGCTTCGGATCAAGTTGTTAAAGATCGGTGCAGTTATGCTGCGCAATACGCGCCGTATCCGCTTCCTGCTCTCCAGCGCTTACCCTTATCAGGATCTCTTCGCCTTGGTGGTTGCTCGTCTGCGACCCGGATAG
- a CDS encoding transporter substrate-binding domain-containing protein — MGNQVKVNGIQDLNNYQIGVVLKDIGEQLLLEKGVNKRNIQSISGKNVIDLSFKKMENNRIDLFAYELNVIKYGAKIHGYDPDKYEAVYTLKEGELYYAFNKNTDDKIIQKWQQALDDLKTDGGYQKILNSY, encoded by the coding sequence GTGGGTAATCAGGTAAAAGTTAATGGTATTCAAGATCTCAATAACTATCAGATAGGTGTGGTCTTAAAAGATATCGGCGAGCAACTCCTACTGGAAAAGGGTGTTAACAAGAGAAATATACAATCGATCAGCGGAAAAAATGTAATCGACCTGTCATTCAAAAAAATGGAGAACAACCGAATCGATCTTTTTGCTTACGAGCTCAATGTTATAAAATACGGCGCAAAGATACATGGATATGATCCAGACAAATATGAAGCCGTTTATACCTTGAAAGAGGGAGAGCTCTACTATGCATTCAACAAAAACACGGATGATAAGATTATACAAAAATGGCAACAGGCTTTGGATGACCTGAAAACTGACGGGGGTTATCAAAAGATACTGAACAGTTACTAA
- a CDS encoding IS1595 family transposase: MLKNTIQFQKGLGLHEFLEKYGTDTQCSQALHRLRWPSGYVCPECGNATCCELKSRKIYQCHKCHHQTSLTAGTIFHGTKLPLKKWFLAIYLLTQRKKSTSALQLSREIGVNYNTAWKLKHKLMQVMMERQGKKKLTGRIEMDDAYIGGEKPGKRGRGSRNKIPFVAAVETTQDGRPLKIHLRRVRGFRSAEIARYAKSSLVSGSTVFSDGLCCFRAVTDAECDHVAIVTGGGRKSAQSSTFKWVNTMLGNVKNSLQGTFHAIRKKHVPRYLAEFEYRFNRRFNLPEMIERLLFVALRTPPMPYRFLRMAEVYG, translated from the coding sequence ATGCTAAAAAATACTATCCAGTTTCAAAAAGGGCTTGGTTTGCACGAATTTCTGGAAAAATATGGTACCGATACTCAATGCAGCCAAGCGCTGCATCGACTTCGCTGGCCAAGTGGATATGTTTGCCCAGAGTGCGGTAACGCAACGTGCTGCGAACTCAAAAGCCGCAAGATATACCAGTGTCATAAATGTCATCACCAGACATCGCTTACTGCGGGTACCATTTTTCATGGCACAAAGTTGCCTTTGAAGAAATGGTTTCTGGCCATCTATTTGCTGACCCAGCGTAAAAAGAGCACCTCTGCCTTGCAACTGTCTCGTGAGATTGGAGTGAACTACAACACTGCGTGGAAGCTCAAGCACAAACTGATGCAGGTAATGATGGAACGCCAGGGTAAGAAAAAGCTGACTGGCCGCATTGAAATGGATGATGCATATATTGGCGGTGAAAAACCTGGTAAGCGTGGACGAGGCTCCCGCAACAAAATCCCTTTCGTAGCCGCCGTTGAGACGACGCAGGACGGCAGGCCTTTGAAAATTCATCTGCGTCGTGTGCGTGGTTTTCGTAGTGCAGAAATTGCTCGATATGCCAAGTCCAGTCTGGTTTCTGGTAGCACTGTATTCTCTGATGGTCTCTGCTGCTTCAGAGCTGTCACTGATGCTGAATGCGATCATGTGGCCATTGTGACTGGTGGCGGTCGAAAAAGCGCACAGAGCTCCACCTTCAAGTGGGTGAACACCATGCTTGGCAACGTCAAGAATTCTTTGCAGGGAACTTTTCATGCTATACGAAAAAAACATGTACCTCGTTATCTTGCCGAATTCGAATATCGGTTTAATCGTCGCTTCAATCTTCCAGAAATGATTGAGCGATTGCTCTTTGTTGCGTTGCGTACACCACCAATGCCTTATCGCTTCTTGAGAATGGCTGAGGTTTATGGGTAA